The sequence AAAAAGTAATTGCCTTTGGGCGCCAACTTGACCAAGGCCTGGGCCTGCATCTCGCCGATCTTCTCGTTGTCGAACGAGATATAGGCATCCACGTCGGCGTTCAGAATCAGCCTGTCGTAGGACACCACCCGAATGCCTTTTTTCTTGGCGCTGGCAATGGCGTTGCTCAACACCTTGGAGTTGAAGGGAACGATCACGAGTGCGTCGACGTTCTGTGCAATCAGGTTTTCGATCTGGGCGATTTGCTTGGCCTCATTCGCATTGGCCGACTGCACATTGACGGTGGCCCCCATCTTCTGGGCCGCTTCGACAAAGTAGTCGCGGTCATGGGTCCAGCGTTCGACCCGCAAATCGTCAATCGAAAAACCAATCACCGGCGCTTGCTTGCTGGCGTGCGCAGAGGAGGCCGCCAGGGACAGGAGCGCGGCAGCGAACAAGGTGGGGAGTGCGTGTGAAATCATGGCAAGTCTTCTGTGAGGTGGAAGGACATGGGCTGTGTTTCAAGCGCATGGCGCATGGGCGCTGGCGCTGAACGCGTTGTGGTGCGTAGACGGGCCAAGGCCCGACCGATTGCACCGGGCTGCTGCATACGGGGCCACGGCATCGAAAAGCTGCTGGGGCTGCATAAACCGGTCTCCTGTTGCTGCGCTTTGGATTGCCGTTGACATCGCTGTCATTTTTTTAGATGGCTTGTTCGTGCTGCGCTGTGGCTAATATCCATTCCAAATGACAGCGCTGTCAATTTGGGGTTTGCCTTATCCGGGAAAACGCATGGAGGGCTCCAGAAGCAAGCCTCGCAGAGTGAGCCTGTGGGCGCTTCTTGCGGGCGGAACAAGGCGGGGTCTGGGTCTCTGGATGACGCGCCGCGTCACAACAAGCGGCCCTGGCTCCGCAACAGAAAGATGCGCTTCGACCTGCTGCAAACCCTGAATTGACAGCGCTGTCAATTCCGCGGGACATTAATCCCGGTGCAGCGAATGCCAAGGCCCAGGTGAAACGGCAGGGCTGCCATTGCATGTGAAAACACAACAACAGGAGACAGTTTGATGCAGTCCCCACAGCTTGCCGCGATCGGGTGTGAATTGCTCCGCGTGGCGTGGAATGCCGGCCACATGCGGCAGGCCGGAGCGGCCTGACTGGCGGCTTGTTGGCAGGCCCTTGGCGTGGTCTCGCGCAGCGGGTGCTTGACTGTGAGTTGCAGCGGCCGGTGGCGGTGGAGCAAGGGGGTCTGCGGAGGTGCGCGGTAATGCATCCGCGTGCCCTGGCGCATCGACCTTCATCCCCCGCTTTCGCCGAGCCCGGCGCCCCCGATGGCTGCTGTCTTGGGGGGCGTCCGTGGCCGGCCCATCAATTTCCGTGTGGATGCAGGTGCACAAGGCCTTTGCAGGGGCTGGGATTGCATGGCTTCCCAATTCGGTTGCCCATGGCAACCCCTGGTGATTCCTGTTTACGAGGTCATGTCCATGAATACAGTCAATCCAGATTTGGCCATTGCGCAGGCGCCGCCTGCCACCCAGGCCACCGTGCAAGAGGGGAGTGGCCGACTGCCTTTTCGGGTGAGGTTTGGCTTTGGTGTGGGCGACTTTGCATTCAACCTGTACTGGCAGGCGACCACGCTCTACCTGCTGTACTACTACACCGACGTCGCAGGGCTGTCGCCGGTGGTGGCGGGCTGGATGTTTGGCGCGGCCATGCTGTGGGACGCGTTCTGCGATCCTGTGGCCGGTTACATCGCCAACCGCACCAGTTCACGCTGGGGGCGCTATCGCCCTTATCTCTTGTTTGGCTGCGTTCCGCTGGCGCTCAGCTTTGTCGCGATGTTTGTGCCCGCTTATGCAGGTGGGGCGAACCTGCTGGCATGGGTGCTGGGCACGCATGTGCTGTTCCGGACCACCTATACCGCGCTGTCCATGCCTTACAACGCACTGATGGCCACGCTGACGCACAACAGCCAGGAGCGCGGCAGTCTGGCCGCATACCGCATGGTCTGCGCCAGCTCGGCCGCCCTGTTGGTGGCTTTGTCCACGCTCAAGCTGGTGCAGCTGTTCGGGCAGGGGGATGAGAGACTGGGGTTTTTGCTGGTGATGGCCCTGTATGCGCTCATTTCCATCCCCGTGTTCCTGTTCACATTCTTCTCGACCAGGGAGAGCGCGCGGCCGGATACCCATGGCATCACGGTCCGTGAGGCGTTGTCTGTGGTGCTGTGCAATCGCGCATTTTTGCTGGTGTGTGGGATGACGGTGGCGCTGGCCGCTGCAAGCGCTTTTCTGTCCAAGACGCTGCCCTATGTGCTGAAGTATGGGTTGCACCGGGAAGACTTGATCGGGCCTGCACTGGGCATTGCTGCCGTGCAGGCCTTTATTTCCATCCCATTTTGGGCATGGGTGATGCGGCGCCGGTCCAAACGGCTGGTGGCGCTGTGCGGTGGCGGCATTGGCATGCTCGGCTATGCCGTTCTTGGCTGGGTGGGCATCCAGGATGTGGCGCTGCTTTTGGGTCTGCTGGGCCTGCTTGGTTTTGCCGGTTCGGCATCGGTGCTGGCAGTGTGGGCCATGGTGCCCGATACCGTCGAGTACGGTGAATGGCGCACCGGAGTGCAGGGCGAAGGGACCATCTTCGGGGTGTTCTCCTTTGCACAGAAGGCGGCACTGGCCATTGCTGTCGCCGGCATAGGGCATTTGCTTGGTGCGGTGGGTTTTGTGGCCAACCAGCCCCAGTCGCAGGTCGCCACCGACGGGATCCAGACCATGCTGTGGTTGGCGCCTATGGTGCTTCAGAGCATGGGGGTGCTGTGCGCTTTTTTCTATCCCATCTCGCCGTCCGCACACCAGCACATGCTCGGTGCGCTGCGTCAGCGTCGAAAAGGGGCGGGAACTTCCTGCTGATATCGCCGTTGTCAGCGCTTTCTGGCTGCAACGCTTTTGCGCCATGGGCGCTGTACCTGCAATGCATGGAGCTTTTTGATGTCCAGTGATCTCTGTCTCAATGCGGTTCCGATTTCGCTTCAGTCCCTGGCAGCGCTGCACATGGCTGCCGATCCCGATACCCGCGCCCGTGATACCGAGGCGCAGATGACGGATGACGAGCGCTTTTCGCTGCTCTACAGCCTGATGGTCAGGGTCTTTGGCAAGACCGAGCGCGAGCCACGTGTGCCGGGCGATGTGCCTGTGGTTGCCGGCTATGTGGCCGGTGTTCCGCGCCTGGGCATTCCGGCGCTGCTGCTGGCCGATGCGAGCCTGGGGCTGCGCCACACCGGTGGGCCGGACGATGGCGCCACGGCGCTGCCCTGCGGCCTGGCCATGGGGGCGAGCTTCAACCCCCATCTGGTGCAGGAGGCGGGCAAGCTGGTGGGCAGGGAGGGGCGGGCGCGCGGCTTCAATGTGCTGCTGGGTGGGGGCATCAACCTGGTGCGCGAGGTGCGCGGCGGAAGAAACTTTGAATACATCTCGGAAGATCCGCTGCTCTCCGGCCTGATGGGTGCCGCCATGGCGGCTGGCATGCAGCAACAGCAGGTCATTGCCGTGCTCAAGCATGTGTCGTTGAACGCCAGCGAAAGCAATAAATTCTTTCTGGATGCCGTGATCGAGCCTGGCGCACACCGCGAAAGCGATTTGCTGGCCTTTCAGATCTCCATGGAGCGCAGCGAGCCCGGGGCCATGATGGGGGCCTACAACCTTGTGAATGGTGCTTACTGCTGTGGCAGCCATGCCATCTTGCAGGAGAGCATCAAGGACGCCATGGGCTTCAAGGGCTGGGTGATGTCGGACTGGCTGGCCGTCTACCACTGGGATTTCGCACTGTGCGGGCTGGACCAGCATTCCGGCGCCCAGCTGGATGCGCAGGAGTGGTTCAACGGGCCGCTGCGCCAGGCCTATGAGGCCGGGCTGGTGCCCAAGGCACGCATCAGCGAGATGGTGCGGCGCATGCTGCGTTCCTACTACGCCGTGGGCATAGACCAGCCGCAGCCTGCGGTGGCCGTGGACTGTCAGGCCCACCATGCAGTGGCGCTGCAGCTGGCCCGCGAAGGCCTGGTGCTGCTGAAAAACGAGAACGCTGTGCTGCCCCTGGCGGCCAAGGCGCAGCGCATTGCCGTGATGGGCGGTTGGGCGCAGGCCGGGGTGCTGTCAGGAGATGGCTCCAGCCAGGTGATGCCGGTGGGAGGCTATGCGGCAGAGCTGCCTTTGCGCAGCCATCCCTTGCTGGGCCCCACGACCATGCGCTTTTTCGGCCCCTCTCCGCTGGCGGAGTTGCACAGGCTATTGCCAGAGGCCGATGTGGTGTTTGACAGCGGTACCCAGGTGGCCGATGCGCTTGCGCTGGCCCAGGGGGCGGACGTGGTCATTGTGTTTGCCGTGCGGCATGAGGGCGAGCGTTTTGACAGCCCCGATATGGCGCTGCCGTTTGGGCAAGATGCCTTGATTGCGGCGTTGGCTGATGTCCATTCCAAGGTCATCGTGGTGCTGGAAACCGGCAACCCGGTGGCCATGCCCTGGCACAGCAAGGTGCAGGCCATTGTGCAGGCCTGGTTCCCGGGGCAGGGGGGCGCGCAGGCCATTGCCGAGGTGTTGACGGGGGCCGTCAACCCTTCGGGCCGCTTGCCCATCACCTTTCCGGTGGATGTGGAGCAGACACCGCATCCCATGCTGCCGGGCGCCGATGTGAAGCTGGGAACGCCCATCAAGGTGCACTACCACGAGGGCGCGGAAGTGGGTTATCGCTGGTGTGCCCAGCAGAGCCAGCAGCCGCTGTTTGGCTTTGGCCATGGCCTCAGCTATACGTGCTTCGCCTATAGCGATCTGCACATCAGCGGTGGCGAGACAGTGTCGGTGGTGTTTACCGTGACAAACACGGGAGCGCGCGAGGGCAGCGATGTGCCGCAGCTGTACCTGACCGATGCGGCGGGTGAGCCGCGCATGCGCCTGCTGGGCTTTGAGCGGGTTTTGCTGCAGCCCGGTGCTTCGGCCCGCATCAGCCTGACCGCAGACCCGCGCCTGCTGGCGCGGTTTCAAGCCGCGTCCGGGCGCTGGCATATCCAGGCCGGCATCTACCGCGTGGTGCTGGCACGTTCTGCCACTGTATTCGAATGCGCCGCCAGTGCCATGCTGTGGGGGCGTGAGTTCGGGCATTAACAGCGCAGTAGGCGGTACTGCAGAAAAGCAAAAAACCATGCAACTCGTGGAGCTGCATGGCTTTTAACTTTGGCGGAGTAGGCGGGATTCGAACCCGCGGTGGGCTATTAACCCACACACGCTTTCCAGGCGTGCGACTTAAACCACTCATCCACCGCTCCGCAAAAACGGTTGTCTACCTTGGTAGGGCAAACAAAAAACCAAGCTGTTCAAGGCTTGGTTTTGGAAACTGTCTTATCAGTCACTTGGCGGAGCAGGCGGGATTCGAACCCGCGGTGGGCTATTAACCCACACACGCTTTCCAGGCGTGCGACTTAAACCACTCATCCACCGCTCCGTGTGATGAAGCCGCTATTCTAGCCTGAATTTTGGAGGCCCTCGGGAAAGTACTGCATTTTGTTTCGCAAGGCTGCAAGTCAGGGTTTCAGGTGCGGTCCTGATCTTGGCAGCTGGCGCCGCCCAAGTCAGAGCACTGCCCAAGGGCCGTCCCGTGGGAAGGCTGTTGTCCCCCGGGAATGAGCAGGTCGTGCCCATGGGGGCTGTGGTGCAGCAAAGATCTCACTTGGAACCAGGCCATATAAAACCGGTGCGGCCCACGCCAGGGCACCGCGCAAGGGCCGCACCGCCGCGCTGGTGCCGTCCCTCTCCGGCGAAGCCAGAGAGGGGGAAGACGCGCAGCGGCTCAGGGGGTTACTTGCCCACCTGCACCATCTTCATCGCCGAGGTGATGAGGCTGGAGACTTCCGTCATGTTGCTGGGCACCACCAGGGTGGTGGTGGCGTCGGCTGCGACCTTGCTGTAGGCGTCAACGGCGCTTTCGGCCACCTTCAACTGCACAGCCAGCTGGCCGCCAGGTTGTTGGATGGCGGCGGCCACACGCTCCAGGGCCTGGGCGGTGGCTTCGGCCACGGCCTTGATGGATTCGGCCTCACCCTGGGCCTTGTTGATCACGGCCTGCTTTTCACCTTCGGAGCGGGCGATAAAGGCCTCGCGTTCACCGGTGGCGATGTTGATCTGTTCCTGGCGACGGCCTTCGGACGCAGCAATCAGGGCACGCTTTTCACGCTCTGCCGTGATCTGGGCTTGCATGGAGCGCAGGATTTCGGCGGGAGGCGTCAAGTCCTTGATTTCATAGCGCAGCACCTTCACGCCCCAGTTGAGCGCAGCCTCGTCAATGGCCGACACCACCTGGGCGTTGATCATGTCGCGCTCTTCAAAGGTCTTGTCGAGCTCCAGCTTGCCGATCACGCTACGCAGCGAGGTCTGGGCCAGCTGGGTCACAGCCATGATGTAGTTGGACGAGCCGTAACTGGCGCGCATGGGGTCGGTCACCTGGAAGTACAGAATGCCGTCCACCTGCAGCTGGGTGTTGTCGCGCGTGATGCAAACCTGGCTGGGCACGTCGAGCGGGATTTCCTTCAGGCTGTGCTTGTAGGCCACGCGGTCCACAAAGGGTACGAGGAAGTTCAGACCGGGCGTGAGCGTGCCGGCGTACTTGCCAAGGCGTTCCTTGACCCAGGCGTGCTGCTGGGGAATGACCTTGACGGACTGGGCCACAAAGATGATGGCGATGACGAAGAGAACGATGGCA comes from Comamonas sp. GB3 AK4-5 and encodes:
- a CDS encoding MFS transporter; protein product: MNTVNPDLAIAQAPPATQATVQEGSGRLPFRVRFGFGVGDFAFNLYWQATTLYLLYYYTDVAGLSPVVAGWMFGAAMLWDAFCDPVAGYIANRTSSRWGRYRPYLLFGCVPLALSFVAMFVPAYAGGANLLAWVLGTHVLFRTTYTALSMPYNALMATLTHNSQERGSLAAYRMVCASSAALLVALSTLKLVQLFGQGDERLGFLLVMALYALISIPVFLFTFFSTRESARPDTHGITVREALSVVLCNRAFLLVCGMTVALAAASAFLSKTLPYVLKYGLHREDLIGPALGIAAVQAFISIPFWAWVMRRRSKRLVALCGGGIGMLGYAVLGWVGIQDVALLLGLLGLLGFAGSASVLAVWAMVPDTVEYGEWRTGVQGEGTIFGVFSFAQKAALAIAVAGIGHLLGAVGFVANQPQSQVATDGIQTMLWLAPMVLQSMGVLCAFFYPISPSAHQHMLGALRQRRKGAGTSC
- a CDS encoding beta-glucosidase, which produces MSSDLCLNAVPISLQSLAALHMAADPDTRARDTEAQMTDDERFSLLYSLMVRVFGKTEREPRVPGDVPVVAGYVAGVPRLGIPALLLADASLGLRHTGGPDDGATALPCGLAMGASFNPHLVQEAGKLVGREGRARGFNVLLGGGINLVREVRGGRNFEYISEDPLLSGLMGAAMAAGMQQQQVIAVLKHVSLNASESNKFFLDAVIEPGAHRESDLLAFQISMERSEPGAMMGAYNLVNGAYCCGSHAILQESIKDAMGFKGWVMSDWLAVYHWDFALCGLDQHSGAQLDAQEWFNGPLRQAYEAGLVPKARISEMVRRMLRSYYAVGIDQPQPAVAVDCQAHHAVALQLAREGLVLLKNENAVLPLAAKAQRIAVMGGWAQAGVLSGDGSSQVMPVGGYAAELPLRSHPLLGPTTMRFFGPSPLAELHRLLPEADVVFDSGTQVADALALAQGADVVIVFAVRHEGERFDSPDMALPFGQDALIAALADVHSKVIVVLETGNPVAMPWHSKVQAIVQAWFPGQGGAQAIAEVLTGAVNPSGRLPITFPVDVEQTPHPMLPGADVKLGTPIKVHYHEGAEVGYRWCAQQSQQPLFGFGHGLSYTCFAYSDLHISGGETVSVVFTVTNTGAREGSDVPQLYLTDAAGEPRMRLLGFERVLLQPGASARISLTADPRLLARFQAASGRWHIQAGIYRVVLARSATVFECAASAMLWGREFGH
- a CDS encoding SPFH domain-containing protein, whose amino-acid sequence is MEIAIVLFVIAIIFVAQSVKVIPQQHAWVKERLGKYAGTLTPGLNFLVPFVDRVAYKHSLKEIPLDVPSQVCITRDNTQLQVDGILYFQVTDPMRASYGSSNYIMAVTQLAQTSLRSVIGKLELDKTFEERDMINAQVVSAIDEAALNWGVKVLRYEIKDLTPPAEILRSMQAQITAEREKRALIAASEGRRQEQINIATGEREAFIARSEGEKQAVINKAQGEAESIKAVAEATAQALERVAAAIQQPGGQLAVQLKVAESAVDAYSKVAADATTTLVVPSNMTEVSSLITSAMKMVQVGK